The Osmia bicornis bicornis chromosome 12, iOsmBic2.1, whole genome shotgun sequence genome contains the following window.
ACAGGTTGAAATTCTACACCATGATCCTCCACACCGGGTCTAATCTATAAAtgtcattaattttttaagcTTAACAAGTCATTTGTAGTTTTTAATATCACGACAATAAcaatattacaataatatCAAATTCCCCTGTGACAGGTTTATGGTCTGATTGTACATAATCGAACTGACTCTTGTAATTACGCTGAGTAGCGCTAAGCTTAACATCGTCATAAACATCGGCATTTACTTTGTACAAAATTCTATCAGTCCATGATGGTCGTCGCCTGTATACAAAACTTGTAAGTAAGAGTTATCAGTAAataatattatgaaaataaattctcCTTACTTGAGATCAAATTCTTGGGATGAAAACTCATATTTGTAAGTAGGTGGGaatgtaatagaattttcatgcAATTCGGCAAAAGCGTCACCGTTCTCCATTACCGCCTTTAATTGATCTCTTGCCAATAAAGGTTTCAATTGATTTTTCTTAACTAATAAATCAATATCTATGGCAGTTAGATCTTCTCCGtttaatcgaaaatttagaTCACCAATCCAAAATACATAACTGAAAGGTTGCTGTTATTTATGCCAGTTGTTATATTATACTACTCTATTGAAATACCATACTCACTcgtgaaataatattttagaagTATCTGGACTAGTATAACTATGATTTGTGAGTATTGTATTATAATCCATGATTCTATCTGCCAGTAAATGATCATGTGGAGTCAAGTGTGTATTTACTACACACATACTAACCCCATATATATTCAGTCTTACACTGACTGCCCCCTTATTACCCTAAAAACaacacatttttatttaaaggtATTAGAAAAATATGGTGCACAATTCAAATTCTGTCTTACCCACATGCCTCCAAATCCTGTCTTAGTATATTGAGCTTCTATTAATCTTAAATGAGTAATATGCTTTCTCAAGCAAAAAACATTTAAGACAAGTCCCTGTAAACGCTGTGTACGTATTTTTACATAATcatatttctttaatatttctctgtaaaaattaaaaaaaaatgaaggtCTCTTAAAGGcttgattattaatatatggGAATAGAGCAATTTTCTAATTTGCACACCTAAAAGATTTAGTCCATGGATCCTCAAAGAATATGTCTAATACCATATTTTGTGGTTGAGCTTTAACTTCCTGCAACCTAGAATTTATAAACTCAGTTATCTTATTAGTAATGCATACATTTCATATGTTTTACATGTATAcccaatgtaatataaatctGGCAAGTTTCTTGATGTAGATGGACCACAATCAAGAAGTCGATGCAAATCTTGTACAGGATATTTAGTTGCCACATTCCATGTAACAAAATAAATCCTAAAATGCATAATAAACatatgttaataaaattatttacaattaaagTAGGACAAGTTTTTCAGTTGTCATTTAAGATTTAATTCatcatttaatttcaaaactATACAAAATAAGAATCAAGAAAATTGAAGCAAGAAATATTAAGTAACTTCCACTTACCTAAGATGATCTGATTTACCAGCCATTTTTAagacaatattatttaaatttagaaaGATTTCACTAAAATCTATGCAACTTTTTTAGCATTTGAGCACAGGTTATACTCCACTGACTGTGCAGTATCTGTCACAACAGTTTACAGGTTAAGAAGTATTGTATGGAATGGCAAGAATTTCTCAGTCGTAGACGTGCAtttaagtattatttttagatAATTCAATCGATGCATTACAAAAGTTATGTATGTTTTCCATCAGAATGCAGCAAAACGACTACTTATGGAACCATACTGTTGACAGTTGAAAAGAAAGTAAGATTCCCCTCCAACCAAGCTCGGCACGTGACGTCAAGAAAGCAACCTGCCGTTTACTGTCACCGAATACATTACGCATTTACTACATATACGCAAATGCGTAATCATTGTATGGACAGTAACGTAGTAAGTTTGAATAATACCCTAACATGTTTATCAAACAATACTGTAGACAATTTTACAATCTATCTCTTAAACCATATTGTGTAAGGCTTTGTAAcataatagaaaaatgaaaaggacTACTTACACTGTTGAATAGTGACCTACATACCTAAATATCTACAATACTcttgtttcaattttatggtcactaataattattgtatcaataatgttaattttactCACAAAGAATAAAATACACTGTCTCCTACTGTGTACATTGCATTTAGAACTGAATGACGATTAAGGAAGAAAAACAATGAAAAGGTGATAATCAGGTATTGATGATTCACTAACAACTTGCGATAAAAGTGaagaaatatttgcaatacTTGTTAGAGTCGCTCTTCGCACTCCAATGTATCATATACAGGTAAATCTCTAATCtatgaaaagtaaaataacACTGCTGTTATTTCTAGGATCTTAatggagagaaaaaagaaggaatataaaaaaaaaatgtatcgtacctttattataatttctcgCGTAATTCGCCTTCAACAGTTTGATTTGTTATCGAAATAATCGAGCATAACCGAGACGCAGAAAAATGAATAGTCTCGAGCAACGCTCGTACAtgatattatttacaataacaaGACAAACAAATAGGAAACGAAGTCTCCGTTGTTTCATAGTTATCTAATATAAGAACGTAGAAAAGCAGTCCTCTTATCAAATTCGCGGACTTTTGTGTCTGAAAGAATTTCCGGGAAATTATCAGTACATCATCCCAGGATGAGCTGCTCGTTGAAAGAATACATTCGGATTCGCTGATAAAGTTGTGTACAAGTTTCCTGCGTCTTCTGGCCTTAAGTACATTCCTGGTGGCAATACAAACGTCTCCATTGGGCCGTGAACAtctgaaaaatttatttatttgttaattcaCATCCGTTGCAATATttaataccattattattaGTCATAGATTACTcgtaataatatcatttttaaataccACGATGatattatctttattattacCACTACTTGCATCAAGATATGCAAAATCTTGTTTATGAGAATTTGTAGGCTCGTCGTTTGAAATGCGTAGGCCGTCGGTTAAAAAATTAGGTCTAAACTTGTTATCTGCATAAATATTCTACCGCAACTGGTTATTAATTTCCGGTAACGATGTAAACACCGCGTCTCCGCTTGTTTTTCCGGTCGTGTCAATCAGCAGACCgtaatttttttaacgatGAACACGtttatttcaaattctttttaatctataatatgcaattttatttttgatgtACTATAAATTGatagaatatatttaataacaatatgataattaattaacgtatAAAGCGAAGCtgttgatttttcttgaatgTAATCTTGATATCTGTATTCATTAAAAGTCCTATATACTTTTCTTAATGAAGAAATCGATATAAATTGCTTAATTGAACATATCAATATAAATTACTCATCACTTTGATGAATCAATAATCTGTTTATCTATGTATCTATTATGGTGCTgcatttttgttatttttaaacgCTTTCTATAAATTAATCATAGGATACCGACAGAAGATCCACTTTAAAGAGAGGTTCAATTACCCTGTAAATTTAACCGGGATTCCAAGTGGGTCACACCTGTCACTCTTCCTAGAAACTTATGATTATTTGAAAGTTCTTTACAACGGATGACTTGAAATCGAACCACCATGAAGAAGCAATGAAGACTAAACGAAACGGATCGATGACTTTTAGTTTCAACCTTGTTCTCAAAAttgacagtaaatataatagaaaCTTAGTTATTACTGGAAAAACAAAAGatgtttatatataaaaaaaaagaagaagaaacaattTTGATCGACCACTAACAACGGGTCACCGATTAACTAGCATCGTCTAATCTAACGGGATCCGTTTCCCCTTCCAGTATAATTCTTGAAGAAGCGCTTGACCTCCGTCTCGAAACTTTCTCCCTCTCCACCTTTCCTCTGGAAGGTTTTTCCTCCCTTTCGTTCATTCCTCGAGGCGAAGGTCGCAAGAGGCGACTCCGTAACGGAGGAAAAATTTGGAAGAGTGTTATATCAAGAAAGTAAActcaaaaaattgttgaaacaacttttgaactgaaatttttcaaaataagtTCAATATTCAATCGTAGAATTAATCGAAGTGTTACTTTTTTAATTAGTCCTATTTACGTTATTgttataattgaaaatgtttatgAAAAGTCTTACCATCAGAATAAATGGGACTTCCACCATGCCTGCAGGCTGTGCATCCAGGTATAGCGGATGAAACTAAGGCCACACGATCTGTAATgcagataatttaaattaacaaatactTAAATTAATGTTTGAAACTCATTCAGGCACAGTTATATTCAAGAAATATCTAAGGGTGAG
Protein-coding sequences here:
- the LOC114871321 gene encoding inositol polyphosphate 5-phosphatase K-like, with translation MAGKSDHLRIYFVTWNVATKYPVQDLHRLLDCGPSTSRNLPDLYYIGLQEVKAQPQNMVLDIFFEDPWTKSFREILKKYDYVKIRTQRLQGLVLNVFCLRKHITHLRLIEAQYTKTGFGGMWGNKGAVSVRLNIYGVSMCVVNTHLTPHDHLLADRIMDYNTILTNHSYTSPDTSKILFHDYVFWIGDLNFRLNGEDLTAIDIDLLVKKNQLKPLLARDQLKAVMENGDAFAELHENSITFPPTYKYEFSSQEFDLKRRPSWTDRILYKVNADVYDDVKLSATQRNYKSQFDYVQSDHKPVTGEFDIIIRPGVEDHGVEFQPVTAWFIDEENSVSYRLLGDARPASGDWVGLFHNEFSSLDEYIVYEYVGRGKSSPIPFEPHAITERIYFSDTALRSPGMYQLVYVAQRGNLIGILGVSPPFPGHHRPT